AAAGATGCCTGCAATGGAAAGAGAAACCCACCCAAGCAAATTAATGTGAACATGAACAGTGGCGAGATTAAATACATGTGCAGCTGACATGTATAAACCAAGTGAAATTCCGATTAAAAAGTAAACCACAGCAATTTTGATTAATTTAATACCCATTTTTTGACCTCCTCATATAATTACTATTATTCATTATATGATGACGGCTACAGTCACATGTTTTTACTTTTCTTTTGGAATACTAAAAAGGCAGCCCGATGACTGCCTTTAAATTTACATATCGTGTGACGCGTTATTTTTTTGCCTTGAGTGGTTTTTATTTTTTACTTTATGAGAACCACTTAATGGTTCTCCATAAGGCTGTTTTGGACTTAACGGTAAATTTGGATGTTCTTGTTGTTTTGGACCTTTACGATTCTTTGACATGATAGTCTCTCCTTTCCTCATTACCCATTAGTTTTTCATAGGCGATATAGATTTATGCATGCAAACAGCTATCCAATTGGCGTATACATTTGGTATGATTAAACGTACTATTGTGAATTTGAGGTGACGTAATGAAAGCAACTATAATTGGAATTCTTTCGGCTTTATTTTTCTCCGTCACATTTGTTTTAAATCGTGCTATGGAACTGGATGGCGGCAGTTGGGTATGGAGTGCAACGTTACGTTTTTTCTTTATGCTCCCACTATTACTCATTATTGTTGGCTATAAACGCAATGTCATACCTGTTATTCTGCATATTAAAAACCAACCGCTTCCATGGATTATTTGGAGTACGGTTGGTTTTGGGCTTTTCTATGCGCCTCTTACCTTCGCAACGATTTATGGGCCTGGCTGGCTTGTTGCAGCAACATTCCAACTTACAATTATCGCCGGTTCACTACTTGTACCTTTTTTAAGTAGAGGCAAAAAACAACGAATACCAATGCAAAGTATCATAATTTCTTTAGTCATCTTAAGTGGGGTTTTTATCATGCAGTTGGAACATGCTTCATCAGTATCGTTCGCAAGTGTTGTTTTATGTGTAATTCCACTGATTGTTTCAGCGTTTGCATATCCACTCGGAAACAGAAAAATGATGCATGTTGTAAATGGCGAATTGAACACCTTTCAGCGTATATTGGGAATGACAATTGCCAGTATGCCCTTTTGGATTATATTATCCATTTATGGCATAGCGACTCAAGGCGCACCCAGTTCCGATCAAGTCCTGCAGACCTTTATCGTAGCCATTTCATCGGGCATTATTGCCACAGCATTATTTTTCTACGCAACCGAGCTCGTCAGTCATGATAACCATAAATTGGCGGCAATCGAAGCGACACAGTCGGGAGAAGTTGTTTTTGCTTTATTTGGTGAACTTCTTTTATTACATGCACCGCTACCTAGTGCAGTTTCCTTTATTGGGATGGCTCTCGTTGTGATAGGAATGGTCCTGCACAGTGCAGCGTCTTCTTTCGGAAATCGAAAAAAGATGCCCGTGCATAAAAAGGTGTCCGGGGAATAAATCACCATATTATCAATTCGATAAGTTCCCGAATTAATAATAAAGTGTTGCTTTACTATGGTACAATATTTAAGAAAATGATTATTTGGTGGAGAGGATTGATTTTATGTTTGGAAAAGTTGCATCAGATGTACTTGGTATTAGTGATGTAGGGAAAGTGATCCAACCTGTTGATTATGACAAGGTTGATTCAGACGATTATGTCATGCATGAAGACGATGAAAAGATATTCTTTTTAATTAAGTCACGCTCAGATGAATACTGCTTTACCAACAAAGCATTGATTCATGTGGATGGTACGAGTGCAACCAGTAAAAAACGCACACTCCGCCGTTTTGATTACCGTCACAACACTATTTCAGATGTGACCTTAGAAACTGCTGGAACATTGGATCGGGATGTTGAAATTCAATTCAAAATGGGACAAAACTTCCACAGTATCGATGTCCATAAAGATCATTTAGATGAACTGAAAGACTTATACAAAGCATTAATCATGATTTCGGAAACAGTAAAAAATAATGAAACATACATTACCTACTCAAAACAAAGTTTAGAGTTTGCTTCAACAACGTTAAATAACAGTAGAAGCAATGAATCCAAGTTATCGGATGAGTTCAAGGAAATTAATGAAGCTGCTTTCGATTGGTTGAAAATGAATAAAGATAAATACAGCATCAAAGATTTCGGCTATATTTTTGAACGCTATATAAACAATTAATAATTTGTTACCCCGCCACTATTTTGGCGGGGTATTTTTAACCTTGGATTACCGTTATTACGCCTTCCACTCCAGAAATTCCAAGCGATTTCCGAATGGATCATGCAAATAAAACCTGTTTGCACCAGGAAGGCGATCATCCTCTATATAATTTATATTTTTTGAACGCAAATAGTCTTGGAGTCCCTCAATATTTTTTACATGGAACGCGGGATGAGCTTTTCCGGCTGGAATAAAGGATTCTTCCACCCCTATATGTAATTGAATAGACCCTGCCATGAACCATACGCCCCCATTCTGGCGCAGTGGTACAGGTTTTTCAATTTCTTCAAATCCAAGTAAATCAACGAAAAACTTTCTAGCTTTGTCTTCACTGCCCGTTGGCGCCGCAAGCTGAATATGATCAATATTTTTAAATTGAAATGTCATGCATCCCATCCCCCTTGAATTTGTTACTCTTATCATAACGCTCCACAAGTAAAATAGATAATACAGCTTTCAAATCAAAGAGGAGAAGTTTTACTTATACAAACAAAAAGACCAGTTCCCTACTGGAAACTGATCCCTTACATTTAAAAGTTATAAGCCACAATTGCCGTATATTCAATAAAAAGTTTTAAACCACCACTCCTCAAAGTGGGTGTTTGCAAAAACCTTCCTGTCTTCCACTCAACGGAGGCTCGACATTCCAGCTCTTATATAAAACTCCCTATTATAATGTTAGAGGTTAAAACTTAAATTAATACGAACATTGTAGCTTATATACATCTTACACCTTACCTTTCAAAAAAACAATAGTAAATTTGCCCAAGTTATCTAAATTATCTTTTGGTATTATCCTTTTTTGCTTTCTGTTCTAGTTGTGACTCTGGTCTGTTCTCTGCTGCATCCTCAGTCTGTCCCTGGGGATTTACACTCGAATTCAACCGGTTCTTTTTATATAAATTATCTTTTTCACTCATTTAAAACACCTCCATCAGATAGTGTTTCAAAAAATGATGCTACTATTCAATCCTATTTAGACCCTAGGCCTTCATAATCATCACGTAAGGATCTTTTTAACACTTTCCCGCTTGGGTTTTTAGGCAGAGTAACCGTGAAATCAACATATTTGGGAACTTTGAATGTTGATAGTTTAGATCTGCAAAACTTGATAACATCTTCTTTTGTTAAATTCGCGCCTTCTTTTTGTACGATGACTGCAGTTACAGCCTCAATCCAGTATGCATCCGGAATACTAACCACAGCTACCTCTGACACACCATCAAGCTGATAAATGGTTTCCTCGACTTCCCTGCTCGATACATTCACACCACCAGTATTAATCATATCTTTCTTCCGGTCAACAATTGTAATGTATCCTTCATCATCCATTACACCAAGGTCTCCGCTATGGAACCATCCACCACGGAATGCTTCTGCAGTTTTCTCAGGGTCATGCAAATATCCTTTCATGGTATGTGGGGTTCGATGGACAATCTCCCCAATTTCATTACGCGGAACTTCATTATCTTCATCGTCCACTATTTTTGTTTGTACATTTAATGAAGCTTTCCCGGCGGAACCCAATTTCCGAAGTTGATCCTCCGGTTGCAATGCTGTAGCCAGTGGTGCCACTTCCGTTTGACCATAAAAATTCCAGAACTTAGCATTTGGCAACCGTTCCGAGAGCTCCTTTAAAATTTCCCGAGGCATGATGGCAGCACCATAATAGCACTTTTCCAGTGTTGACAAGTCTTTTTTATCAAAATCTGGGTGGCGTAGCAGCGCAATCCAAACCGTTGGAGGACAAAATAGCTGAGTGGCCCCTTCTTCTTCAATTGTTTTTAAAATTATTTCAGGACTTGCTGCACCAAGCACAATTCCACTTGAACCGACATATACACTTGGCCCTAAGAAAACATGTAATTGTGCGCTATGATAAAGCGGCAACGCGTGTATCGCAATGTCACGCTCCTCCATTTTTCCGTCAACGATACAGCTTACATATTCACTTACTAAGCTCTTATGGGTAAGCATAACCCCTTTGGGCCGTGATTCCGTACCGCTAGTATATAAAACATGTGCAAGATCGTCATCTGCAATATCCACATCGACAAGTTCGGTTGGCTGTCCTTTTTTAAGGTTTGAGAGTAACTCCCAATCAGCAAGCCCATCCTTGTTATGTGTTTCCGGAACATCCATTAAATAACGATGTCTGATTTCTAGACTGCCAGCCGATTGGCCTAATATTGGTGCATACTCTTCAGAAGCAATAAGCCCACTAACTTCAGCATGCTTTAAAATATATTGAATATCTTCTACTGAAAGCATGTAATTAATTGGAATCATGACTGCACCGACCCGGGCTAAAGCGAAATTAACCACCACAAAGTCCAAGCTGTTCTTGGACATCACCGTAATCATTTCCCCTTTTTTCATTCCTCTTTCCAAAAAAGCATGTGCAGTCCGGTTCACCGCAGCATCCAACTCACCATATGTTAGCTTAGTTCCTTGATACGTAATGGCGGGTTTATTTGGAGTTCGGTCGCTTGTCCTGGCTAATAAATCCCCTAATGTGTTTCTTCTTGCCCGTT
This Virgibacillus phasianinus DNA region includes the following protein-coding sequences:
- a CDS encoding small acid-soluble spore protein P is translated as MSKNRKGPKQQEHPNLPLSPKQPYGEPLSGSHKVKNKNHSRQKNNASHDM
- a CDS encoding DMT family transporter, translating into MKATIIGILSALFFSVTFVLNRAMELDGGSWVWSATLRFFFMLPLLLIIVGYKRNVIPVILHIKNQPLPWIIWSTVGFGLFYAPLTFATIYGPGWLVAATFQLTIIAGSLLVPFLSRGKKQRIPMQSIIISLVILSGVFIMQLEHASSVSFASVVLCVIPLIVSAFAYPLGNRKMMHVVNGELNTFQRILGMTIASMPFWIILSIYGIATQGAPSSDQVLQTFIVAISSGIIATALFFYATELVSHDNHKLAAIEATQSGEVVFALFGELLLLHAPLPSAVSFIGMALVVIGMVLHSAASSFGNRKKMPVHKKVSGE
- a CDS encoding PH domain-containing protein: MFGKVASDVLGISDVGKVIQPVDYDKVDSDDYVMHEDDEKIFFLIKSRSDEYCFTNKALIHVDGTSATSKKRTLRRFDYRHNTISDVTLETAGTLDRDVEIQFKMGQNFHSIDVHKDHLDELKDLYKALIMISETVKNNETYITYSKQSLEFASTTLNNSRSNESKLSDEFKEINEAAFDWLKMNKDKYSIKDFGYIFERYINN
- a CDS encoding VOC family protein, whose amino-acid sequence is MTFQFKNIDHIQLAAPTGSEDKARKFFVDLLGFEEIEKPVPLRQNGGVWFMAGSIQLHIGVEESFIPAGKAHPAFHVKNIEGLQDYLRSKNINYIEDDRLPGANRFYLHDPFGNRLEFLEWKA
- the sspL gene encoding small, acid-soluble spore protein L, whose protein sequence is MSEKDNLYKKNRLNSSVNPQGQTEDAAENRPESQLEQKAKKDNTKR
- a CDS encoding acyl-CoA synthetase, whose product is MDMQTNNNASLSNMLERARRNTLGDLLARTSDRTPNKPAITYQGTKLTYGELDAAVNRTAHAFLERGMKKGEMITVMSKNSLDFVVVNFALARVGAVMIPINYMLSVEDIQYILKHAEVSGLIASEEYAPILGQSAGSLEIRHRYLMDVPETHNKDGLADWELLSNLKKGQPTELVDVDIADDDLAHVLYTSGTESRPKGVMLTHKSLVSEYVSCIVDGKMEERDIAIHALPLYHSAQLHVFLGPSVYVGSSGIVLGAASPEIILKTIEEEGATQLFCPPTVWIALLRHPDFDKKDLSTLEKCYYGAAIMPREILKELSERLPNAKFWNFYGQTEVAPLATALQPEDQLRKLGSAGKASLNVQTKIVDDEDNEVPRNEIGEIVHRTPHTMKGYLHDPEKTAEAFRGGWFHSGDLGVMDDEGYITIVDRKKDMINTGGVNVSSREVEETIYQLDGVSEVAVVSIPDAYWIEAVTAVIVQKEGANLTKEDVIKFCRSKLSTFKVPKYVDFTVTLPKNPSGKVLKRSLRDDYEGLGSK